From one Flavobacteriales bacterium genomic stretch:
- a CDS encoding T9SS type A sorting domain-containing protein encodes MWANATNSLDMKTLLRSSSLTIAALLGLTALAQQPYSVTIAGTVVGCTANSSVSIVSLPGVQPAVDIDVPVLPPSCTFTVTLELASQGGGFTVSVPCLGAIQSQVVQYQVPALGDSTAVSVTFNCGNTMTDCLGVPGGNAMPGTACTTFLGVPGTWSADCICVANNSNLDCEGVPNGPAQPGTPCNTPNGATGLWTANCICDTDTMGGAYDCLGQLNGPNLPGTPCWVLGTNFIGLWDANCACVDSTTTGGGCSASFWAMQAMEFDSLNNPNGGGSPIPYEVWVWNLSTGNGAMTYNWDFGDGSTSNLAYPTHTYSGNGPYNLCLTISDGAGCTDMFCDSISMDGDGILVGMALENGADGSAARQDGFTINVQNPLVMGVSDAAMLSQAAIWPNPSSGELNLAAVSLADGLIDISIHDVSGRLVLRESRAMATGRNQHSLDARALPAGVYTLRAADRTGKAISLRFVKAD; translated from the coding sequence ATGTGGGCGAACGCAACCAACTCGCTAGACATGAAGACACTTCTCCGCTCCAGTTCATTGACGATTGCGGCCCTGCTCGGCCTGACTGCCTTGGCCCAGCAACCATACTCCGTGACCATCGCGGGAACGGTTGTCGGCTGTACCGCCAACTCATCCGTGAGCATTGTGAGCCTGCCCGGCGTGCAGCCAGCCGTCGATATCGATGTGCCGGTCCTGCCGCCCTCATGCACATTCACCGTTACGCTTGAGTTGGCCTCGCAAGGCGGCGGCTTTACGGTGAGCGTGCCTTGCCTGGGCGCCATCCAGTCCCAGGTCGTGCAGTACCAGGTGCCAGCTTTAGGCGACAGCACGGCGGTCTCTGTGACCTTCAACTGCGGCAATACAATGACCGACTGCCTTGGCGTGCCCGGAGGCAACGCGATGCCCGGAACGGCATGCACCACCTTCCTCGGCGTGCCCGGAACCTGGAGCGCGGACTGTATCTGCGTGGCCAACAACAGTAACCTCGATTGCGAAGGCGTGCCGAACGGCCCTGCGCAACCCGGTACACCCTGCAACACGCCGAACGGCGCCACAGGCCTTTGGACCGCCAACTGCATTTGCGACACCGACACCATGGGCGGTGCCTACGATTGCCTCGGGCAATTGAATGGGCCGAACCTTCCCGGCACCCCTTGCTGGGTACTCGGCACCAACTTCATCGGCCTTTGGGATGCGAACTGCGCATGCGTGGATAGCACCACCACCGGTGGCGGATGCAGCGCCTCCTTCTGGGCCATGCAGGCCATGGAGTTCGATAGCTTGAACAATCCGAATGGCGGCGGCAGTCCGATACCCTATGAAGTCTGGGTATGGAACCTGAGCACCGGCAACGGCGCCATGACCTACAACTGGGACTTCGGCGATGGCAGTACCAGCAACCTCGCGTACCCCACGCATACCTACAGCGGCAACGGCCCCTACAACCTCTGCCTCACGATCTCCGATGGTGCGGGCTGCACGGACATGTTCTGCGACAGCATCTCCATGGACGGTGACGGCATCCTCGTAGGTATGGCACTGGAGAATGGCGCCGATGGAAGCGCCGCGCGCCAGGATGGCTTCACGATCAATGTGCAGAATCCGCTGGTCATGGGTGTGAGCGATGCCGCCATGCTGAGCCAAGCGGCGATCTGGCCCAACCCGTCCTCCGGCGAACTCAACCTCGCGGCGGTCTCCCTTGCCGATGGCCTGATCGACATCAGCATCCACGACGTGAGCGGGCGACTGGTTCTCCGTGAGAGCCGCGCCATGGCCACCGGCCGCAACCAGCACAGCCTCGATGCCCGAGCCCTTCCAGCCGGTGTGTACACCTTGCGCGCAGCGGACCGGACCGGAAAGGCCATCAGCCTGCGCTTCGTGAAGGCGGACTAG
- a CDS encoding PKD domain-containing protein, with translation MRTALRTLTFLLGTSASVLVAHAQPLYTLIVEGTITGCTTLQQVNIASTPGSVPSYNYTLEVAPNACFYDTILHFNSPAAGVVVTTMCGGMALTATDTASFNGVLDTATVVLNFNCGGQTDDCLGVPGGTALPGTACTTFLGVPGTWSTDCVCVANTSSCNACFTVSQTGANPNGTGGTPWSMSIANCSSGNAPFTYQWWMPDGSASNSADPNFIFSMEGVYGICLTIADASGCTSTLCDTVMVDSLGSIYTGTFYYDCNGVLNGPAVAGTPCTTPAGVTGIWSANCACIANTLTDCEGVVGGPAMPGTPCTVMGGGMVFTGTWSNNCVCDTMGVATDCLGILNGPNVPGAPCQNPATGLNGYWDANCICVADTSTTGCQAGFWVFQAYEVDSLNPNGGATPIPYELWVWNLSSGLSPFLFEWDFGDGTSSFDPYPTHVYGNDGPYNLCLTMSDAAGCTSTYCDSISIDGDGLYWGLAPQDGEVRNGFTINVLNQLPTAVEERSFNEPRLWPNPVIDALSISFRSTVSGNVPLSIIDLNGRVLLQDNLAYARGANRIDLSAAQLAPGLYVLRIGTDANAMNIRFVKH, from the coding sequence ATGAGAACCGCACTCCGCACGCTGACCTTCTTACTTGGCACCTCGGCCTCTGTCCTGGTGGCCCATGCCCAACCCCTCTACACCTTGATAGTGGAAGGCACCATCACCGGCTGCACCACCTTGCAGCAGGTGAACATCGCTTCAACACCCGGCAGCGTACCATCCTACAACTACACACTGGAGGTGGCTCCGAATGCATGCTTCTATGATACCATCCTCCATTTCAACAGCCCAGCGGCCGGTGTTGTGGTGACCACCATGTGCGGTGGCATGGCGCTCACGGCCACCGACACCGCCTCCTTCAATGGCGTGCTCGACACGGCTACCGTGGTGCTCAATTTCAATTGCGGGGGCCAGACGGATGACTGCTTGGGAGTTCCCGGCGGCACGGCATTACCCGGTACGGCCTGCACCACTTTCCTCGGGGTGCCCGGCACTTGGAGCACTGATTGTGTTTGCGTGGCGAACACCTCTTCCTGCAATGCCTGCTTTACGGTGAGCCAGACCGGCGCGAACCCGAATGGCACAGGAGGAACACCATGGAGCATGAGCATCGCCAATTGCAGTAGCGGAAACGCGCCATTCACCTACCAATGGTGGATGCCGGACGGCAGTGCGTCGAACTCGGCCGACCCGAATTTCATCTTCAGCATGGAGGGCGTCTATGGCATCTGCCTTACGATCGCTGATGCCAGCGGTTGCACCAGCACGTTGTGCGACACGGTCATGGTCGATTCCCTCGGTAGCATTTACACGGGCACCTTCTACTACGATTGCAATGGCGTGCTTAATGGCCCAGCCGTTGCTGGCACACCCTGCACCACGCCCGCTGGCGTTACGGGAATATGGAGCGCCAATTGTGCCTGCATCGCCAACACGCTGACCGATTGCGAAGGCGTTGTTGGCGGCCCGGCCATGCCCGGCACTCCTTGCACGGTGATGGGCGGCGGAATGGTCTTCACTGGAACGTGGAGCAACAACTGCGTGTGTGATACAATGGGCGTGGCCACCGATTGCCTTGGCATACTCAATGGTCCAAACGTGCCAGGCGCTCCTTGTCAGAATCCAGCTACCGGACTGAACGGTTACTGGGATGCCAACTGCATCTGCGTAGCAGACACCAGCACCACGGGCTGCCAGGCCGGCTTCTGGGTCTTCCAAGCCTACGAGGTTGACAGCTTGAACCCGAACGGCGGCGCCACGCCGATCCCCTACGAATTGTGGGTGTGGAATCTCAGCTCCGGCTTGAGCCCATTCCTGTTCGAGTGGGATTTCGGTGACGGCACCAGCAGCTTCGACCCGTACCCGACGCACGTCTATGGCAACGATGGGCCATACAACCTCTGCCTCACCATGAGCGACGCTGCGGGCTGCACCAGCACCTACTGCGATAGCATCAGCATCGACGGCGACGGACTCTATTGGGGCCTGGCACCGCAGGATGGCGAGGTGCGCAACGGGTTCACGATCAATGTGCTCAACCAGCTGCCCACGGCGGTGGAAGAGCGCTCCTTCAACGAGCCGCGCCTCTGGCCGAATCCCGTGATCGATGCGCTGAGCATCAGCTTCCGCAGCACCGTTAGCGGCAACGTTCCACTGAGCATCATCGACCTCAACGGCCGTGTACTCCTGCAGGACAACCTGGCCTATGCCCGCGGCGCCAACCGCATCGACCTGTCCGCAGCGCAACTCGCGCCCGGACTGTACGTGCTCCGCATCGGCACCGATGCCAACGCCATGAACATCCGCTTCGTGAAGCACTGA
- a CDS encoding sigma-70 family RNA polymerase sigma factor, translated as MVDAALIARCIKQEPKAQYALYRTLYGPMMAICSRYERNRDDALDRLNQGFLKILSNLDKRRPEVPFELWTRRIMINTVIDNHRQEKQRRDMESLDAPLDEGTLSEVNDYLNQMDADAFADLLKRVPEMSRRVFNLFAIDGFAHHEIAQMLGISEGTSKWHVSHARQVLQHAIARLAAPAMAKTVS; from the coding sequence ATGGTCGACGCCGCGCTCATAGCACGCTGCATCAAGCAGGAGCCCAAGGCGCAGTACGCGCTGTACCGGACGCTGTACGGACCAATGATGGCCATCTGCAGCCGCTACGAGCGCAACCGCGACGACGCCCTCGACCGCTTGAACCAGGGCTTCCTCAAGATCCTCAGCAACCTCGACAAACGCCGCCCTGAAGTCCCCTTCGAGCTCTGGACCCGCCGCATCATGATCAACACCGTGATCGATAACCACCGCCAGGAGAAGCAGCGCCGCGACATGGAATCGCTGGATGCACCCTTGGATGAGGGCACGCTCTCTGAAGTGAACGATTACCTGAATCAGATGGACGCTGATGCATTCGCGGACCTCCTGAAGCGTGTGCCCGAAATGAGCCGCCGCGTCTTCAACCTCTTCGCCATCGATGGCTTTGCGCACCATGAGATCGCGCAGATGCTGGGGATCAGCGAAGGCACCAGCAAGTGGCATGTGAGCCACGCACGTCAAGTCCTCCAACACGCCATTGCCCGCCTCGCGGCGCCTGCCATGGCCAAGACCGTTTCATGA
- a CDS encoding oligosaccharide flippase family protein, with translation MRRAFLTNLLLLLALNLLVKPFYILGIDAGVQRAVGTELYGMYAALLSLGFLLNIVLDLGITNYNTRHIAQHTPLMGKYLGGVAAARGGLMLAYAVLTVGAGIVLGYRGAQLGMLGWLMLNQALVASILFVRSNIQGAQRFRQDSLLSVLDRVLLIVIVGALLWGRGEGAFFRIEWFVWAQTAAYAITLLVSLVLVRRLSGAVSLRWKPAFTWVVLKRSFPFALLILLMTFYYRIDTVMLERMLPDGQVWAGIYYQGFRWFEALNMLGYLVAGLLLPMFSRMLKQKEDVAPLAGMAFRLVMAGSIAVAVFGSAHALEVMELLYHEDTESSARVLPMLLWSFVAVCTTYVFGSLLTAGGNLRALNWMAAGGALLNIMLNLILIPRMQAEGAAWAALIAQGATALVQVFLAARMNKLKGTAVIALRSLVHAGLLVAVIHVLDASDIGSSTATICFTLVVLVSAWATGLIRLGELRSAMNDKR, from the coding sequence ATGCGCCGCGCCTTCCTCACCAACCTGCTGCTGCTGCTGGCGCTGAACCTGTTGGTGAAGCCCTTCTACATCCTGGGCATCGATGCCGGGGTGCAGCGCGCAGTGGGAACGGAGCTGTATGGGATGTACGCAGCCTTGCTGAGCCTCGGCTTCCTGCTCAACATCGTGCTCGATCTGGGCATCACCAACTACAACACGCGGCACATCGCGCAGCACACCCCGCTCATGGGCAAGTACTTGGGCGGCGTGGCAGCAGCGCGCGGCGGACTGATGCTCGCCTATGCCGTGCTCACGGTGGGAGCGGGCATCGTGCTGGGTTATCGCGGCGCGCAGCTCGGCATGCTCGGCTGGCTCATGCTCAACCAAGCGCTGGTGGCCAGCATCCTCTTCGTGCGCAGCAACATTCAAGGGGCGCAGCGCTTCCGGCAGGACAGCCTGCTGAGCGTGCTCGACCGCGTGCTGCTGATCGTGATCGTGGGTGCGCTGCTCTGGGGCAGGGGAGAAGGCGCGTTCTTCCGCATCGAATGGTTCGTGTGGGCGCAGACGGCGGCTTATGCGATCACGCTCCTCGTCTCGCTGGTGCTGGTGCGCCGCCTCAGTGGAGCGGTGAGCCTGAGATGGAAACCCGCCTTCACCTGGGTGGTGCTCAAGCGCAGCTTCCCCTTTGCGCTGCTGATCCTGCTCATGACCTTTTACTACCGCATCGACACGGTGATGCTCGAGCGGATGCTGCCCGATGGCCAGGTGTGGGCCGGCATCTATTACCAGGGCTTCCGCTGGTTCGAGGCGCTGAACATGCTCGGTTACCTCGTGGCCGGTTTGCTCCTGCCCATGTTCAGTCGTATGCTGAAACAGAAGGAGGACGTCGCGCCACTGGCCGGCATGGCCTTCCGCTTGGTGATGGCCGGCAGCATCGCGGTGGCAGTCTTCGGCAGCGCGCATGCGCTGGAGGTGATGGAGCTGCTCTATCATGAGGACACGGAGAGCTCGGCGCGCGTGCTGCCCATGCTGCTCTGGAGCTTCGTGGCGGTGTGCACCACCTACGTCTTCGGAAGCCTGCTCACGGCGGGCGGGAACCTGCGTGCCCTGAACTGGATGGCGGCGGGCGGCGCGCTCCTCAACATCATGCTCAACCTGATCCTCATCCCCCGTATGCAGGCCGAAGGCGCAGCATGGGCGGCACTGATCGCGCAGGGCGCCACGGCTTTGGTGCAGGTATTCCTAGCTGCGCGCATGAACAAGCTGAAAGGCACTGCGGTGATCGCGCTCAGGTCCTTGGTGCATGCTGGTTTACTGGTCGCCGTGATTCACGTCCTAGATGCTAGCGATATCGGTTCATCGACAGCTACAATATGTTTTACGTTGGTCGTGCTGGTTTCGGCATGGGCCACAGGGCTTATAAGGCTCGGAGAGCTGCGAAGTGCGATGAATGACAAACGCTGA
- a CDS encoding T9SS type A sorting domain-containing protein, which yields MLNAQRRRIALKLNAGLYFLIFGFHTNAQFVDPFGDAGTGSCYLREEKGQTRRADGTSVTDCKYYYERTPMGIYLRTKSKVSFVLAALHSDSVTNDTVYNIGMALGNREISPTASASLVGGLANYYLGGFTAEGVPAHDYVDYKEIADSTDVRFYYGSTGPRMAIVMRPGADPSEVKLSFAGQDSIGIDWQGHLKLYIANKWVELNEAIAYQVDDNDEIIPVNWQPNYVVEPGNVTVGFTYETFNPAWPLIFLAGYPPMPPPVGNNVGNLGWSTYTASPYADEMTAVEVDAAGNPYTCGYFSHLFYPLNQGITVYPPGPVSLAESRCGVVMRFNKDTKMIQWGTYIGGWADGETRAHKLALYTGVQQNLKYAYVTGSTNSDDFESSARPDFAFEDAYVEDHVGGISRMWLAACRMESGVLDWATTHGQPGPDRTWSTHGLAVTISRQGQLTVAGMIDKGYNNVEPEFPLVTPNGAFSRALGDGFLISFKPDFTIDWSTALLEFSGNSRIGRINDLRSTTTDGDQYGVWAVGASVYGTSEPLDLVPPPSGGYFQSVAGGVSAVIMQIDLNNHQIVYCTRWGSPGTGASSSALAVHETDDFVYVAGFSQAFDLTATECPSPGSGTQVFYTTTNATTGDQASDGFVLRFKRLSGYQLDYGSLLGGDRDDIVLDVNSDGAGRIYLTGESRSSYGLTIAIPTDYYTQPHLTLVNRRDAFIYGIQDEEWPAIFWATAFGGTQSERGWGIAASPDEVYLCGATSTGYTQQFPLMEWNTDPNDPESLLDWFWEANPAGLAYELVPWMTFFQAMDYETFGIDVFIEGLNSWHDGYIASFNMAADVAVPEGLVPAPPSLIAAWPTADGEGYIVQLPQDGPWQLELYDARGRLVERTAAAKRIHYLPLSQTAPGMYVLRASLNGSAHTIKLARP from the coding sequence TTGCTCAACGCTCAACGCCGGCGCATCGCGCTCAAGCTGAATGCAGGGCTTTACTTTTTAATCTTCGGCTTTCATACAAACGCGCAGTTCGTGGACCCCTTCGGTGATGCCGGAACAGGATCATGCTACCTGCGCGAAGAGAAAGGCCAGACACGCCGGGCAGATGGCACCTCGGTAACCGACTGCAAGTACTACTACGAGCGTACGCCGATGGGCATCTACCTGCGCACCAAGAGCAAAGTGAGCTTCGTACTAGCCGCATTGCACAGCGACAGCGTTACGAACGACACGGTCTATAACATTGGCATGGCCCTGGGCAATCGGGAGATATCCCCAACAGCCAGCGCGTCATTGGTTGGCGGTCTCGCCAACTATTACCTCGGTGGATTCACAGCCGAAGGAGTCCCGGCTCACGACTACGTGGACTATAAGGAAATCGCTGACAGCACGGACGTTCGCTTCTATTATGGCAGCACGGGACCGCGCATGGCGATTGTGATGCGGCCAGGAGCCGATCCTTCTGAGGTGAAACTCAGCTTTGCCGGTCAGGACAGCATTGGCATTGATTGGCAAGGGCACCTGAAGCTCTATATCGCCAACAAGTGGGTGGAGCTCAATGAAGCCATTGCCTATCAGGTGGATGACAACGACGAAATCATACCGGTGAATTGGCAGCCCAATTACGTCGTGGAACCCGGTAATGTCACCGTCGGATTCACCTATGAGACCTTTAACCCTGCGTGGCCGCTCATATTCCTGGCAGGATATCCTCCCATGCCGCCTCCCGTCGGCAATAACGTCGGGAACTTAGGCTGGAGCACCTACACCGCATCACCCTATGCCGACGAGATGACCGCGGTTGAGGTGGACGCCGCCGGCAACCCGTACACCTGCGGCTATTTCAGCCATCTGTTCTATCCGCTGAACCAAGGAATCACCGTTTACCCACCCGGGCCGGTATCGTTGGCCGAATCCCGTTGCGGTGTGGTGATGCGATTCAACAAGGACACGAAGATGATCCAGTGGGGTACCTATATCGGTGGTTGGGCGGATGGCGAGACCAGGGCGCACAAGCTCGCCCTATACACCGGAGTGCAACAGAATTTGAAGTACGCCTACGTCACTGGAAGCACGAACAGCGATGATTTCGAGAGCTCTGCGCGCCCTGATTTCGCATTCGAAGACGCTTATGTCGAAGACCATGTCGGTGGCATCAGCAGAATGTGGCTAGCCGCATGCAGGATGGAAAGTGGCGTGCTCGACTGGGCCACCACGCACGGCCAACCCGGTCCTGATAGAACATGGAGCACGCACGGCCTTGCCGTCACGATCAGTCGCCAAGGGCAATTAACAGTAGCGGGGATGATTGATAAGGGGTACAACAATGTCGAGCCCGAATTTCCCCTGGTCACACCGAACGGCGCTTTCAGCCGGGCACTAGGCGATGGTTTCCTCATCAGCTTTAAGCCGGACTTCACCATTGATTGGAGTACCGCATTGCTGGAGTTCTCCGGCAATAGCCGAATTGGCCGGATCAACGACTTGCGCAGCACTACCACCGATGGCGACCAATACGGCGTTTGGGCCGTAGGTGCAAGCGTGTACGGCACCAGCGAGCCGCTTGACCTGGTCCCGCCCCCGAGTGGCGGCTATTTCCAATCCGTTGCCGGGGGGGTCAGCGCGGTCATCATGCAGATTGACTTGAACAATCATCAGATTGTCTATTGCACGCGATGGGGCAGTCCCGGAACGGGCGCGTCCTCTTCTGCCTTGGCTGTGCATGAAACAGACGATTTCGTCTATGTGGCCGGGTTCTCTCAGGCCTTCGACCTCACGGCCACCGAATGCCCCTCCCCAGGCTCCGGAACCCAAGTTTTCTACACGACGACGAACGCCACCACTGGCGACCAAGCCTCGGATGGCTTCGTGCTCCGCTTCAAACGACTCTCCGGCTATCAACTCGATTACGGCAGCTTGCTTGGCGGCGATCGCGACGATATTGTCTTGGATGTGAACAGCGATGGTGCAGGGCGCATCTACCTGACCGGTGAAAGCCGCAGCAGCTACGGGTTGACCATTGCGATTCCAACGGACTACTACACCCAGCCACACCTCACCCTGGTGAACCGGCGCGACGCATTCATCTATGGCATCCAAGACGAAGAATGGCCTGCGATCTTCTGGGCCACGGCTTTCGGAGGCACGCAAAGCGAGCGCGGGTGGGGGATAGCGGCAAGCCCGGATGAGGTGTACCTGTGTGGCGCCACATCCACTGGGTACACCCAGCAATTTCCTTTGATGGAATGGAATACCGACCCGAACGACCCTGAATCGCTGCTCGATTGGTTTTGGGAAGCAAATCCGGCTGGCCTCGCGTATGAACTCGTGCCTTGGATGACATTCTTCCAGGCGATGGACTACGAGACCTTCGGTATCGACGTGTTCATTGAGGGCTTGAATAGCTGGCACGATGGCTACATCGCTTCCTTCAACATGGCTGCGGATGTGGCCGTGCCGGAAGGATTGGTACCAGCTCCACCCTCCTTGATCGCGGCATGGCCGACGGCCGACGGAGAGGGGTACATCGTGCAACTGCCCCAGGACGGACCCTGGCAACTTGAACTGTACGATGCACGCGGCCGACTGGTCGAACGCACCGCAGCGGCGAAACGGATCCACTACCTCCCACTCTCTCAAACGGCGCCGGGGATGTATGTGCTGAGGGCTTCACTAAATGGAAGCGCGCATACCATCAAGCTTGCACGGCCATGA
- a CDS encoding O-antigen ligase family protein, translated as MVASIRQHWIAWACAAFVVLNALLTASDFPWLALLPAALLAGWAMVVMPERVLYFVAFATPLSVNLEEMELGGIGVSLPTEPLMLGLAFLLMLRIALQRGVLDGGFVRHPITWVVIAQLVWMAVCIIPSSMPMVSLKYLIARLWFVGSMFLLASLLFRDSGAMHRFIKAFVAGLVVVVLYTLYQHSLHHFAHDPAHWVMSPFFKDHTSYGAVIAFVLPFMLAAVGMPGYSRTEKGIAILLLGILVTGLVFSYTRAAWLSLVGALGLFAVMRFRVPAWVLGLLLVVAGIGYYVNRDQITIALERNREESSDDLKEHVQSISNISSDASNLERLNRWNSAARMWQERPLFGWGPGTYMFQYAPFQASEDRTIISTNFGSGGNAHSEYLGPLAEQGFIGMILMLALVVITTLRAMRLYHRMPAGADKRLMTAAFMGLVTYYLHGALNNFLDIDKASVPFWAFTAMIVLFDLRYAAPRSRTLIT; from the coding sequence ATGGTGGCCTCGATCAGGCAGCATTGGATCGCCTGGGCCTGTGCGGCCTTCGTGGTGCTGAACGCGCTGCTGACTGCAAGTGATTTCCCTTGGCTCGCCCTGCTGCCCGCAGCGCTCCTGGCAGGCTGGGCCATGGTGGTGATGCCGGAACGCGTGCTCTACTTCGTCGCATTCGCCACGCCGCTCTCCGTGAACCTCGAGGAGATGGAGCTTGGCGGCATCGGCGTTTCGCTGCCCACAGAGCCGCTCATGCTCGGCCTCGCCTTCCTGCTCATGCTCCGCATCGCGCTGCAGCGAGGCGTGCTCGATGGTGGCTTCGTGCGCCACCCCATCACCTGGGTGGTGATCGCGCAACTGGTCTGGATGGCCGTTTGCATCATCCCCAGCAGCATGCCGATGGTATCCTTGAAATACCTCATCGCGCGCCTCTGGTTCGTGGGATCCATGTTCCTGCTCGCCTCCCTGCTCTTCCGTGATTCCGGCGCCATGCACCGCTTCATCAAGGCTTTCGTGGCGGGGCTTGTGGTGGTGGTGCTCTACACGCTCTACCAGCATTCGCTGCATCACTTCGCGCACGATCCGGCGCACTGGGTCATGAGCCCATTCTTCAAGGACCATACGAGCTATGGCGCCGTGATCGCTTTCGTGCTGCCCTTCATGCTGGCGGCCGTGGGCATGCCGGGCTACTCGCGCACGGAGAAGGGCATTGCGATCCTGCTCCTTGGCATTCTCGTTACTGGGCTGGTGTTCTCCTATACACGAGCGGCATGGCTCAGCCTAGTAGGCGCGCTCGGCCTGTTCGCGGTGATGCGCTTCCGCGTGCCGGCCTGGGTCCTGGGCCTCTTGCTCGTGGTCGCGGGCATCGGGTACTACGTGAACCGAGACCAGATCACCATCGCCCTGGAGCGCAATCGGGAAGAGAGCAGCGACGATCTGAAGGAGCATGTGCAATCGATTTCGAATATCAGCAGCGATGCCAGCAACCTGGAGCGGCTGAACCGCTGGAACTCGGCGGCGCGCATGTGGCAGGAGCGCCCGCTCTTCGGCTGGGGGCCCGGCACCTACATGTTCCAGTACGCGCCGTTCCAGGCTTCGGAGGATCGCACGATCATCAGCACCAACTTCGGTTCGGGCGGCAATGCGCACAGCGAGTACCTCGGGCCATTGGCCGAGCAGGGCTTCATCGGCATGATCCTGATGCTGGCGCTCGTGGTGATTACCACGTTGCGGGCCATGCGCTTGTACCACCGCATGCCTGCCGGAGCGGATAAGCGCTTGATGACGGCGGCCTTCATGGGACTGGTCACTTACTATCTGCACGGAGCACTGAACAACTTCCTCGACATCGACAAGGCTTCTGTGCCGTTCTGGGCCTTCACGGCCATGATCGTGCTGTTCGATCTGCGCTACGCTGCTCCGCGGAGCCGCACCCTGATCACCTGA
- a CDS encoding PP2C family protein-serine/threonine phosphatase — MARLERIIERLELKEFQLRTLLDVSKAINNNVGREELLRLFERIAHDELGITRLSLYERTDHWDRILSYGHDARDAAIDAEQLFGTFTDIQTINAEIEGRLGAFDVAVPVYHRDKPLAFLLIGDIDEEEQRMSPVVKHLNFIQTLANLVAVALENQRMAGRQLQQELDRRDLVLAAQMQQQLIPVELPRTDRIEAAAWYQPHRLIGGDYYDLLDLGQERYLACVADVSGKGVAAALLMSNFQAQVRAALAQANDLDRLIRQLNERVYASARGERFITFFAGLFDLRAGTLTYANAGHNDPLLHDGSGSRPLHDGSIALGMMPVLPFLRIGELALPAESTLLCYTDGLVEQEDAHGHAFDSDPLARALSAFAGAGPEGLVSAVQSAFEAHRGSEPYLDDIAVLCCRFR; from the coding sequence ATGGCCCGATTGGAGCGCATCATCGAGCGATTGGAGCTGAAGGAGTTCCAGTTGCGCACGCTGCTCGATGTGAGCAAGGCCATCAACAACAACGTGGGGCGCGAGGAGTTGCTGCGCCTCTTCGAGCGCATCGCGCATGATGAATTGGGCATCACGCGGCTCAGCCTGTATGAGCGCACCGATCACTGGGACCGCATCCTGAGCTACGGGCACGACGCGCGCGACGCGGCCATCGACGCCGAGCAGCTCTTCGGCACCTTCACCGACATCCAGACCATCAACGCGGAGATTGAAGGCCGGCTGGGCGCATTCGATGTGGCGGTGCCCGTGTACCACCGCGACAAGCCCCTCGCCTTCCTGCTCATCGGCGACATCGACGAGGAAGAGCAGCGCATGAGCCCGGTGGTGAAGCACCTCAACTTCATCCAGACCCTCGCCAACCTGGTGGCCGTGGCATTGGAGAACCAACGCATGGCGGGGCGCCAATTGCAGCAGGAGCTCGACCGCCGCGACCTCGTCCTAGCAGCCCAGATGCAGCAGCAATTGATCCCTGTGGAGCTGCCGCGCACCGATCGCATCGAGGCCGCTGCCTGGTACCAGCCGCACCGCCTCATCGGCGGCGATTACTACGACCTGCTCGACCTGGGCCAGGAGCGCTACCTGGCCTGCGTGGCCGATGTGAGCGGCAAAGGCGTGGCGGCCGCCCTGCTCATGAGCAACTTCCAAGCACAGGTGCGCGCTGCATTGGCCCAGGCGAATGACCTCGACCGCCTCATCCGCCAGCTCAACGAGCGCGTTTACGCCAGTGCTCGCGGCGAGCGCTTCATCACCTTCTTCGCCGGCCTCTTCGATCTGCGCGCAGGCACCTTGACCTACGCCAATGCTGGACATAACGACCCGCTGCTTCACGATGGCTCCGGCTCCCGCCCCTTGCACGATGGCAGCATCGCCCTCGGCATGATGCCCGTCCTGCCATTCCTGCGCATTGGCGAGCTTGCATTGCCGGCGGAAAGCACGCTGCTCTGCTACACCGATGGCCTTGTGGAGCAGGAGGACGCGCATGGCCACGCCTTCGATTCTGATCCACTTGCGCGGGCGCTCTCCGCCTTCGCAGGTGCAGGACCGGAAGGACTGGTCTCCGCCGTGCAATCGGCGTTCGAGGCGCACCGGGGCAGCGAGCCCTACCTCGACGACATCGCTGTGCTCTGCTGCAGGTTCAGGTGA